From Anopheles arabiensis isolate DONGOLA chromosome 3, AaraD3, whole genome shotgun sequence, a single genomic window includes:
- the LOC120899798 gene encoding uncharacterized protein LOC120899798, producing MAAVAYFRLELQAAVLGARLSKAIIRSHRLEIHRTTYWTDSKNVVSWLNSDHRRYHQFVAFRIGELLETTDVQQWRWLPTKYNVADDGTKWVKTPDLSPGSRWFRGPSFLWEPECEWPAAVEPVHDTTEELRVSACHHQTVDKGVEAGGFIQFERFSKWRRLLRAVAHAIRFISNVQNSIRGTTKQLGPLTQPELAEAELIVIRSIQQESYPEEIRCLRQDERKHPWQTGIKKESPLFKLSPVLDDSGVIVMGGRRVEKRWGVIFTCLTVRAVHLEVAHTLSTGSCIAAVRRFIARRGVPREIISDCGTNFVGTARELRDAIAGVDHEALMTEFCSPELKWTFNPPGAPHFGGCWERLVRSVKKVLGHLNLPRRPTDEVLETALAEIELILNSRPLTYVPVDDATQQPLTPNQILLGTADGSKPPVAYSSGSDAVNSSWKAAQHIADLFWKAWVRDYLPVLGKRTKWFEAAEPLGVGDLVLIVDENLPRNCWPKGLIEEAIKGKDGQTGME from the exons ATGGCTGCCGTGGCTTACTTCAG ACTCGAGTTGCAAGCAGCAGTACTAGGCGCGCGACTGAGCAAGGCGATCATCCGATCACACCGTCTGGAGATTCATCGCACCACGTATTGGACGGACTCAAAAAACGTTGTCAGCTGGCTAAATTCCGATCACCGACGCTATCATCAATTTGTCGCCTTTCGGATCGGAGAGTTGCTTGAGACGACAGACgtgcaacaatggcgatggCTACCGACGAAGTACAATGTAGCGGATGATGGAACCAAGTGGGTGAAAACCCCCGATCTGTCACCCGGCAGCCGTTGGTTTCGAGGTCCTTCTTTCCTGTGGGAACCTGAGTGCGAGTGGCCCGCGGCGGTGGAACCTGTTCACGACACAACTGAAGAGCTTCGGGTAAGCGCGTGCCACCATCAAACTGTCGACAAGGGTGTCGAAGCAGGTGGGTTCATCCAGTTTGAGCGATTCAGCAAGTGGAGAAGGCTTTTACGAGCCGTTGCACATGCTATCCGCTTCATTTCTAACGTCCAGAACAGCATCCGTGGAACAACGAAACAACTGGGACCCCTGACGCAACCAGAACTGGCCGAAGCAGAACTGATTGTGATCAGATCGATCCAGCAGGAGAGCTACCCCGAAGAGATCCGATGCCTGCGACAAGACGAAAGGAAACACCCGTGGCAGACAGGCATCAAGAAAGAGAGTCCACTGTTTAAGCTATCACCCGTCCTTGACGATAGCGGCGTAATAGTGATGGGTG GACGACGCGTCGAAAAAAGATGGGGTGTCATCTTCACGTGCCTCACCGTTCGAGCGGTGCACCTAGAGGTAGCGCACACCCTTAGTACCGGATCGTGTATCGCTGCTGTTCGCCGATTCATCGCCCGGCGCGGCGTTCCCCGCGAGATCATCAGCGATTGCGGGACGAACTTCGTGGGAACAGCACGAGAGCTACGGGACGCGATTGCCGGTGTGGACCACGAGGCGCTCATGACAGAGTTCTGCAGTCCGGAACTGAAGTGGACGTTCAATCCACCGGGAGCACCACACTTCGGAGGCTGCTGGGAGCGTTTGGTGCGATCGGTGAAGAAGGTGCTTGGACATCTTAACCTTCCCCGCCGACCGACTGACGAGGTGCTCGAGACTGCGCTGGCTGAGATCGAGCTGATCCTAAACTCCCGGCCTCTTACGTACGTTCCGGTAGATGACGCAACGCAGCAGCCTCTTACGCCAAACCAGATCCTGCTTGGAACAGCAGACGGAAGCAAGCCACCTGTGGCttacagcagcggcagcgatGCGGTCAACTCGTCCTGGAAAGCAGCACAGCATATTGCGGATCTGTTCTGGAAAGCGTGGGTACGAGATTATTTGCCGGTGCTTgggaaacgaacgaaatggTTCGAAGCGGCGGAACCGTTAGGAGTAGGAGATCTCGTTCTAATAGTGGATGAGAACTTACCGCGCAACTGCTGGCCTAAGGGTTTGATCGAGGAAGCGATTAAAGGAAAGGACGGCCAG